The sequence TGGTGTCGATCGGGCGGTACTCGCCGCGAATCTCCGAAGGGGCGTCCATCTTCATGTCGTACATGTCCTGATGAGCCGGAGCTCCGCACATGTAGATCATGATTATCGATTTTTGCGACTTCTGAATGCCGGCAGCCGCCTCGGCGGCAAGCAATTGCTGCAGGCTGAGCCCGCCCAGTCCGAGTGCTCCAATTTTGAGAGCGTCTCTGCGGGAAACTCCGTCACACAACGTCTTACCGTGGCCCGTAATCTTGAGCATGCAATGAATCCTGTTCAGGAGGCGAGGACTTCGTGGAAGTCGGTATCAGGACGCTCGTTGGTGCGGCAGGCAAAGCCGGCGGGACCTTCACATTACCAGTTAGATCGGCGATATTCAATGTGAAGCTGGGGAGAATCGCCTGCGCCCGGAGAAAGCGTTGTTCTTCCTGGAAGACGCGGAAAACACCCAAAGTCCCTGATCGCAGGACATTCGGAGGGCCAGTCGGAGCCGATCCCCGGCTGGCGGTATGAAAATCTTGAATCGATCTTGACCTGTTCGGGGAATTTCGCGAGATTCCCGCGCCACACTCGCCGCAGGATCGCGCGAACTGCCCGTCTCTTCTCGCAAACCGTCCTGTGGATCCTCCTTTCTGAAGATAACAGGGACAGATCGTGAATCCTGTATTCATCGCATTACCGGCGATCGTCCTGGCGATCCCTTTTGTCGCCGAGGGCGCCGTTACCGTCGAATCTGCTGCAAGCACATTGGACCGTAATTCCCGACCAACTTACTTCGGACTTCATGAGGAGTTCGAGGTCGTAGTGCGAGGGCAGACCCCTCAAACGTATGACCTCGGACCCGGTGCACAGCCGCAGATGGCTCCGTTCGATCCGAACGCCGCCGGCGGTGCGTACGGAGGCGGAGGAGTTTACGGCGGGGGAGGAATGGATCCTTACGGTCAGCCGCAGGCGATGCCGGGCTACGACCCGTTTATGGCGTCTCCGTATGCGGGAGCGGGCGGCGATCCGTTTGCCGGACCGCAGGGTTACGGCGTCGTTGGACCGCAGCCGGTCCGCTTCGGTTGGACGACCCATTACGACTTCGCTTACATCTCGAATGCCGATCTGCAGGATGACCCGGCCAATCCGGGCGGCCCCGGCGATGTGACCGTCTACGAGTACAATATCCGCTTCGACAACGTTGTGCAGTCGCCCACGGGATGGATCTGGAAGCACTCACCGGAGTTGAACTTCACTCAGATCGATTTCAACAATATCGAAGAAACGCGGTTGCCGGTCGCCACTCAAAATGGCCTGGCCCGCATTTCCGACAACTACTACCGCATCGGCTATCGCTTTGAAACGACCTCGCCGCAGTACGGTCCGGTCAGCTATCGCTTCGGATTTACCCCAGCCGTTGCGACCGATTTTCAACGCCAGTTGAATTCGCAGGCATGGAACTTCGATGCCGACGCAACCGCGTATTTCCGCACCTCCCCCAACCTGATGTGGGTTGCCGGGGTGTTGTACTGGGACCGGGCTGAAGATCACATCCTGCCGAATGCCGGGGTGGTCTGGAATCCGAACGAGTTCTGGGAAATCCGGGCGACCTTCCCCAAATCGCGTGCCGAGGTGTTCATCGGAACGCCCATGGGAGTGGCCACCTGGCTGTACGCCGGAGCCGAGTACGATATTCAGTCGTGGCAGGCCGGCGAGATCGATGGCACCGATCCGCAGCTGCAGATCGAGGAATGGCGAGCCTTCGCCGGACTTCGCTGGGAAGCCTGCACGTGGGAATCGTATCTTGATTTCGGATACGCGTTCGACCGGAAATGGAGTGTGCACGGACTGAGCAGTGTCGCCCCGCTGCACCCGGACGACGCGTTCATGATCCGGGCTGGAATCGAATTCTAATTCAACACAAACCCTTTCGCTCTGGGCTTTCTTTCATGTCGACTTCTCCTGCGGCCATCATTCTTGCAGCCGGCAAGAGCACCCGAATGAAATCGGAACTTCCGAAGGTGCTGCACAAAGTGTGCGGCAAGCCGATGATCGAGCATGTCCTCGACGCCGTGCGGCAGACCGGAGTCACGAAGATCGTGGTTGTCGTTGGGCATAAGGCCGAGCAGGTCAGTGGGGCTCTCGATCATCACGACGATGTCGAGTTTGCTCTCCAGGCCGAACAGAAGGGAACCGGTCACGCCGTGATGATGGCGGAAGTCGCCCTGAGAGATCACACCGGCCCGGTTCTTGTTCTCGCGGGTGATACTCCCCTGCTGAAGGGAGGTTCGCTCAAAGGGCTTCTGGATGAACAGCAGAAGAACGAAGCGGCTTGTGTGGTCGGTACGGCCGTCACGGCGAACAACGCCGGTCTCGGGCGGATTGTTCGCGATGACTCCGGTAAGTTCCTGCGAATCGTCGAGCACAAGGACGCTTCATCGGAAGAGCTGAAGATCGAAGAGATCAACACCGGTTGCTTCGCGTTCGATGGCCCCGAACTGTTCAACGCATTGAAGGAACTGCGTCCCGAG is a genomic window of Rubinisphaera margarita containing:
- a CDS encoding NTP transferase domain-containing protein, which gives rise to MSTSPAAIILAAGKSTRMKSELPKVLHKVCGKPMIEHVLDAVRQTGVTKIVVVVGHKAEQVSGALDHHDDVEFALQAEQKGTGHAVMMAEVALRDHTGPVLVLAGDTPLLKGGSLKGLLDEQQKNEAACVVGTAVTANNAGLGRIVRDDSGKFLRIVEHKDASSEELKIEEINTGCFAFDGPELFNALKELRPENQQAEYYLTDCAEILLKQGKTVLAANRLDIQEAMGVNTQDQLSEVEGVMKQRKAG